The Miscanthus floridulus cultivar M001 chromosome 7, ASM1932011v1, whole genome shotgun sequence genome includes a region encoding these proteins:
- the LOC136464854 gene encoding uncharacterized protein → MVQMQLTAVVPKLKGSKMSRSTSGLCLSSATPASSPATATDDVVSLPSGGDSGSGSSAGAADVGGSGSGSGGNGAADGGNVGQQGLQGTDTTNAITIEGDEHVPVEDDQPCGKRQKRCTSDVWQYFTKKRVVIEDNGKTYVQVWAHCKWPRCKHKGRCESNYGTTRFWTHLRVAHSIVKGQQQLKVEKDGKEDITAVVHTGMMKRLA, encoded by the exons ATGGTACAAATGCAACTTACTGCTGTCGTCCCCAAGTTGAAAG GATctaagatgtcaaggtcaacaaGTGGTTTGTGTCTGTCTAGTGCAACTCCTGCATCTAGTCCAGCAACAGCAACTGATGATGTGGTTTCTTTGCCAAGTGGAGGCGACAGTGGTAGTGGCAGCAGTGCTGGTGCAGCTGATGTAGGTGGCAGTGGTAGTGGCAGTGGTGGAAATGGTGCTGCTGATGGTGGAAATGTTGGACAGCAAGGTCTGCAAGGAACAGATACAACAAATGCCATCACTATTGAGGGTGATGAGCATGTGCCTGTTGAAGATGATCAGCCTTGTGGGAAGAGGCAAAAAAGGTGCACATCTGATGTATGGCAGTACTTTACCAAGAAGAGGGTGGTCATTGAGGACAATGGGAAGACATATGTTCAGGTCTGGGCTCATTGCAAGTGGCCAAGATGCAAGCACAAGGGCAGATGTGAGAGTAATTATGGAACAACTAGATTTTGGACCCATCTGAGGGTGGCACATAGTATAGTGAAGGGCCAGCAGCAGCTGAAAGTGGAAAAAGATGGGAAGGAAGACATCACTGCTGTGGTCCATACAGGTATGATGAAGAGGCTAGCTTGA